The following DNA comes from Ruficoccus amylovorans.
TACGACGCGGTGGCCGGGGTGGTCAAGAGCGGCGGCAAGACCCGCCGGGCCGCCAAGATGAACACCCTCAAGGACTGGCACCCGGACATCGAGGAGTTTATCAAGGCCAAGCAGGTCGAGGAGCGCAAGGCCTGGGCGTTGATCGAGGAGGGCTACGACCCGTCCTTTAACGGTGATGCCTACGCCTCGATCAAGTACCAGAACGAAAACCTCTCCATCCGCGCCTCTGACTCGTTCATGCAGGCCGCCATCGACGGGAAAAAGTTTTTCACCCGCCGCGTGACCGACGGGCAGCCCTGCGAGGAGAAAGACGCGTCCTTCCTCCTGGACAAGATCGCCGAGGGCACCCATATCTGCGGCGACCCCGGCATGCAGTTCGACGACACCATCCACAAGTGGCACACCTGCAAGGGTTCGGGCCGTCAGAACTGCACCAACCCGTGCAGCGAGTACCTCTTCCTCGACAACTCCGCCTGCAACCTCGCCTCGCTCAACCTGATGAAGTTCCGCACGCCAGAGGGCTTCGACGTGGAGCGCTTCGCCGCTGCCGCCCGTATCTTCATCATCGCGCAGGAGATCATCGTGGACCGCTCCTCGTACCCGACCGAGGGCATCACCTACAATAGCCACTGGTTCCGCACGCTCGGGCTCGGCTACGCCAACCTCGGTGCGCTCCTCATGTCCTACGGTTACGCGTATGCCTCGCCGGAGGGACTCGGGCTGGCCAAGGCCATCACCGCCGCCATGACCGGCGTGGCCTACAAGACTTCCGCCGAAATGGCCGCGCTCAAGGGGCCGTTCCCCGGCTACCACGAGGCCGCCCACTACGGCGTGCCCAACCCACCCGAAGCCGACAACGTCGCCTCCATGCAGGCCGTGATCGAACTGCATAAAAGCCATGTCGAGGCTCTCGACCACCACTCCCCCAAGCCCGTGGCCGAATACGCCGCCAGGGTCTGGAAGGAAGCCTCCGACCTGGGTAAACGCTACGGCTACCGCAACGCGCAGGTCACGGTCCTCGCGCCCACGGGCACGATCGGTTTTCTCATGGACTGCGACACCACGGGCGTCGAGCCCGCCATCGGCCTGGTCGCATACAAGACGCTCGCCGGCGGCGGTCTCATGACCCTGCCAATCAAGTCCATCCCGCTGGCGCTGGAAACGCTCGGCTACGACAAGGCCGCGATTGAAAAAATCTGCGCCCACGTCAAGGAGTACGGCACGGTCGAGAACATCAAGATGGGCGAAAAGGTGCGCGAATCCGGCATCAAGGACGAGCATGTGGCGGTCTTTGACTCGGCCTTCCGCTCCGGTATGGGCAAGCGTTACCTGCCCTACACGGCGCACATCGACATGATGAGCGCGGTCCAGCCCTTCCTCTCCGGGGCGATCTCGAAGACGGTCAACATGCCCGAGGAGTGCTCGGTCAAGGACATCCGCCAGACCTACATCGAAGCCTGGAAAAAGGGCATCAAGGGCATCGCCATCTACCGCGACGGCTCGAAGCGTTCGGCCCCGATCAAGACCCGCAAGGACACGCCAGAGGAAAAGCCGGTCGTGCAGGTCGTGACCGAGCCGTACCGCCGCAAGCTGCCTGACACGCGGCAGTCCATTACGCATAAATTCTCCATCGCCGGGACCGAGGGCTACCTCACCATCGGCAAGTTCGACGACGGCAAGCCGGGCGAGGTCTTCATCCAGATGGCCAAGGCGGGCTCAACCATCAACGGCCTGATGGACTCCGTCGGCACGCTGGTTTCGCTCTGCCTGCAATACGGGGTGCCGCTGGAAACGCTGGTGAAAAAGTTCAGCCACGTCCGCTTCGAGCCCGAGGGCATGACTCGCAACCCGCACATTCCCTTCGCCAAGAGTGTGGTTGATTACGTGGCCCGCCTGCTGGGCATGGAGTTTATCCCCGGCTACAAGGAGCGTATGTCGCCCGCCCTCCAGGCCGAAGGTGGCTTCGAGGACCAGCACCCCGGCAGCACGACCATCCCCAAGGAGGAAGAGGAGGCGCACATCGACACCGAGCAGCTTGAGTTTCTGACTCAGTCCGAGGGCAACCTGACCTGCCCCGAATGCGGGTCGAGCAAGGTCAAGGTCACTGGCACCTGCGCCTGTTGCCTGAACTGCGGCACTTCGCTGGGGTGCAGTTGAGATGCGCCCGTAGATTAACGGTTCAATTTACCTGGCAAAAGCCGGTCCGTTGCGGACCGGCTTTTTTAAACAAGAGGGTTGCCTGGTACGCCACGCGAAGGGGCCCGAAGTTCCTTTCCGCCTATTCGTGTCCTTCGCGGGCACCGCTTTCATTTTATCCTTCTTTTCAGAAAGTGATATAACTGGATGCTGGAGAGACCCTTAAATAGAATAACCGGCTGAGGCTCCGGGTGGGGGCGGGTCAGAGTTCGACCCAGATTTTACCTGCGGCGGACAGGCCGATTTCTCTGGGGGCCTGGCCGGGGATTTCGATGGTGAAGACTCCCGAGGGGGTGTGGACTTTGCTGACCTTGAACGGCGTGCCGGGCAACAGCCCGAGCGAGCGTACGTGTTCGAGAAAATCGGGCTGCTGGTCGGCGATGTGGGCGACTTTGGCCCGCTGGCCGGGAGTCAGGTGCGTCATCTGATGCATGTGGCGACGGTGCATGTGACCTTCGCGCGTCGGGATGGGGTCGCCGTGCGGATCAAAGCGTGGTTCGCCGAGAAAGGCGTCCAAATGTTCGAGCAAGCGGTCCGAGACGGCGTGTTCGAGGGTCTCGGCTTCGTGATGGACGTCGGCGAGGTTCATTTTCAGCACTTCGGCCAGGAAATATTCCAGCAGGCGGTGGCGGCGGATCATGCCCACAGCCAGTTCCTTGCCCTTGGAGGTGAGCCGAACTGTTTGCGGGGGCTCTTCGGTGACGAGTTCCGCCTTGGCCAGCCCGCTGACGATGGATGAGACCGTGCCGGGGATGAGGTCGAGGCTGTCCGCGATCTCCTCGACCGTAACGGTTCCATGTTCAGCCCGGTCCGCGAGCAGGTAAATGTTTCGGATGTAGTTCTCAACCGTTCGGCTCGGCATGATAAATGTCTCTAGTGAGGAAGTGGGCGAATTGCAAAGAAAAGCGTGCGCGCAGGCGAAAGGTTGTGCGGAGGCGGCGAAACAAGGTCCAGACGGAGATCGGCAGCAGGGCTTTCGTTGTCTTTTTACCTGATTTTAACTGTTGTGTGATGAAAGCTAACTATGTTCATAAGTTATTGTAATCTAAATGTAAAGGGACGCTGCTCACGCGCTTAAAGCTTGCTTTCGAGGCCTGTTTAAATAGTCTTACCTATCGAAACTAGGGAAAACCCATGAGTGACGAATAGTTGCTTACGAGGTGCTATCGACTTCCCCGGTTGTTGTTTTTATCATATGAAGTCCATACTCCAGCGGCTGACGGGTCACGCAGCCAAGGTTGAGGCTTCTCTGGCATCGACGGAAGTGATTCCGCCGCTCACGGAGAAGGCTTGGATCGGAGTGGACCTGGACGGCACGTTAGCCAGATTCAAGAGCTGGAAAGGGCTGAAGCATGTGGGGCGCCCCATCCCCTTGATGCTGGCCCGTATCCATCGCTGGCGGGCCGCCGGTTACCAGGTGAAAATCGTGACTGCGCGGGCAACCCTGCCGGAGTCTCTCCCTCCGATTGAGAAGTGGCTGCGCAAACAAGGCCTGGAAGGCCTGGAGATCACCAATCGTGTCGATATGGACATGGTTGAGCTCTGGGATGACCGCGCCGTCCATATCCAGCCAAACAGCGGGCGACTCTCACGCAGCCCGTCGGTACTGGCCCGACCCCGCGCTCCTCTGCTTGAAGAGGCTTTTCCGCAAGAAAATCGTCCCCGTCTCTCGTTTCTGACCTCCTAACGATTCTTTCTCATGTATAAACTTGTCAGGAACAAAATGACTACGCCCGGCATTCTTCTCACTATTGCCGTGGCTATCGCTTTTGTCGTCGGTGCTGTCGTCAGCCACCGTGCGCAATCACGCAACGAAGCGCCAGTGGCCGAGGCCACGACTACGCTCCGGTAAATGTAGCTCGTTTATTGTTAGGTGTTTAAGAAAACCTGTAGCCATAGTGGTTAAGTAGCCAATTGTTAATTGTTGGATGCGAAATCTAGAAAACAACAATTAGCCATTTAACCATTCGCTCTTTTAGTGGCGGCTACGGCTTTATTTAAACCGCCCCGGTTATGCCGGGGTGGCCGCTTGGATGGCGGCGATGACCTGGTCGTGCCAGCGTCCGTTGGTGGCGACGACACCGCTGTTGTGCCGGAGCGTGCGCCCGGCGCTGAAGTCGAGCGGCTTGCCGCGGATATCGGTGACAGTGCCACCCGCTTCCTCCACCACGAGGCAGCCGGCGGCGTGGTCCCAGATCTTCTCCTCGTAGCCGGGGCGGGTGGGCAGGCGCAGGTAGATGTCCGCGTCTCCGCGTGCGATGGAGGCGTACTTACACTGGCTGTCCATCCGGACCGAAGGCCGGGTGATGCCGAGTTTCTCCGCCACGGTGGCAGACCAGTCATGGCGGGAGTGTCCGCTCTCGACCGATTCGCAGAAGCAGGCGAGGGCGGTGTCGGCGGTCGATGAGACCTTGACCGGAGCGGCTTCGCCTGCGTCGAGCGGGTAGAGCCAGGCCCCTTCTCCGCGACAGGCGGCGAGCAGGCATCCGGTTTTGGCCGTTGCTTCATGGCCGCAGGGGAGTTCGGGGCAGCCGAGCACGCCCATCACGGGCTGCCCGTCTTCGACCAGCGCAAGGGCGAT
Coding sequences within:
- a CDS encoding vitamin B12-dependent ribonucleotide reductase; amino-acid sequence: MKDQSSTRNQTPRHALTINRCFSSSDVHPYGQLTWEYRTAEITDDKGKAIFKQDNIEVPAAFSDLATKILASKYLYGDIDNGTDPKNGGRESSFKQVIDRVAGTITDWGLADGYFKDEQQANIFRDELTWLLANQYGAFNSPVWFNLGLYHAYGIGKDSCKGNFYWNQQHDVVMRAESQYEYPQCSACFIQHVEDNMESIMDLARAEAMLFKFGSGSGTDLSSIRSTREKLSGGGRPSGPLSFLAVYDAVAGVVKSGGKTRRAAKMNTLKDWHPDIEEFIKAKQVEERKAWALIEEGYDPSFNGDAYASIKYQNENLSIRASDSFMQAAIDGKKFFTRRVTDGQPCEEKDASFLLDKIAEGTHICGDPGMQFDDTIHKWHTCKGSGRQNCTNPCSEYLFLDNSACNLASLNLMKFRTPEGFDVERFAAAARIFIIAQEIIVDRSSYPTEGITYNSHWFRTLGLGYANLGALLMSYGYAYASPEGLGLAKAITAAMTGVAYKTSAEMAALKGPFPGYHEAAHYGVPNPPEADNVASMQAVIELHKSHVEALDHHSPKPVAEYAARVWKEASDLGKRYGYRNAQVTVLAPTGTIGFLMDCDTTGVEPAIGLVAYKTLAGGGLMTLPIKSIPLALETLGYDKAAIEKICAHVKEYGTVENIKMGEKVRESGIKDEHVAVFDSAFRSGMGKRYLPYTAHIDMMSAVQPFLSGAISKTVNMPEECSVKDIRQTYIEAWKKGIKGIAIYRDGSKRSAPIKTRKDTPEEKPVVQVVTEPYRRKLPDTRQSITHKFSIAGTEGYLTIGKFDDGKPGEVFIQMAKAGSTINGLMDSVGTLVSLCLQYGVPLETLVKKFSHVRFEPEGMTRNPHIPFAKSVVDYVARLLGMEFIPGYKERMSPALQAEGGFEDQHPGSTTIPKEEEEAHIDTEQLEFLTQSEGNLTCPECGSSKVKVTGTCACCLNCGTSLGCS
- a CDS encoding metal-dependent transcriptional regulator, yielding MPSRTVENYIRNIYLLADRAEHGTVTVEEIADSLDLIPGTVSSIVSGLAKAELVTEEPPQTVRLTSKGKELAVGMIRRHRLLEYFLAEVLKMNLADVHHEAETLEHAVSDRLLEHLDAFLGEPRFDPHGDPIPTREGHMHRRHMHQMTHLTPGQRAKVAHIADQQPDFLEHVRSLGLLPGTPFKVSKVHTPSGVFTIEIPGQAPREIGLSAAGKIWVEL
- a CDS encoding 3'(2'),5'-bisphosphate nucleotidase is translated as MAIDAVRKAALLCAHVRANLTADGALAKNDKSPVTIADYGSQAVILHLLQAATPDIPVVAEEDADALRADDNAALRAQVFAEVRRILPQLGNPEILAAIDRGNHTGGPAGRFWTLDPIDGTKGFLRNDQYAIALALVEDGQPVMGVLGCPELPCGHEATAKTGCLLAACRGEGAWLYPLDAGEAAPVKVSSTADTALACFCESVESGHSRHDWSATVAEKLGITRPSVRMDSQCKYASIARGDADIYLRLPTRPGYEEKIWDHAAGCLVVEEAGGTVTDIRGKPLDFSAGRTLRHNSGVVATNGRWHDQVIAAIQAATPA